Proteins from a single region of Sphingomonas swuensis:
- a CDS encoding M23 family metallopeptidase has protein sequence MARRVRVSRLSLFGNALVFGLLALGAWLWWRNVTGSADPPGATTAILSETAEKVGLDGSRRAPRASVEVGRATIAPSGLAIPVAGVASSELSDTFTASRGGGRRVHNAIDIMAPRGTPVVSATDGTVEKLYFSRGGGGVTAYVRSPDGLWLHYYAHLDAYSPNLREGQRIRRGELVGTVGVSGNANPSGPHLHYAIYRMSPGERWYQGAPINPYPLLAGRR, from the coding sequence ATGGCGAGGCGAGTACGGGTCAGTCGACTGAGCCTGTTCGGCAATGCCCTCGTGTTCGGCCTCCTGGCGCTGGGCGCGTGGCTGTGGTGGCGCAACGTCACCGGTTCGGCCGATCCGCCTGGCGCCACGACCGCCATCCTGTCCGAGACGGCGGAGAAGGTCGGGCTCGATGGAAGTCGGCGCGCGCCGCGAGCGTCCGTCGAGGTGGGGCGGGCGACGATCGCGCCTTCGGGACTGGCGATCCCGGTCGCCGGGGTCGCCTCGTCGGAGCTGAGCGACACCTTCACCGCCAGCAGGGGCGGGGGGCGGCGCGTGCATAATGCGATCGACATCATGGCTCCGCGCGGAACCCCGGTCGTCTCCGCCACCGACGGCACGGTCGAGAAGCTCTATTTCTCGCGCGGTGGCGGGGGCGTGACGGCCTATGTGCGCTCGCCCGATGGCCTGTGGCTGCACTATTATGCGCACCTCGATGCCTATTCGCCGAACCTCAGGGAAGGGCAGCGCATCCGCCGCGGGGAGCTGGTCGGGACGGTCGGGGTGAGCGGCAATGCCAATCCTTCGGGGCCGCACCTTCACTACGCCATCTACCGGATGAGCCCCGGCGAACGCTGGTATCAGGGCGCGCCGATCAACCCCTATCCGCTGCTCGCCGGCCGCCGGTAG
- the nuoG gene encoding NADH-quinone oxidoreductase subunit NuoG, whose translation MPKVTVDGEEIEVPAGATVLQACELAGKEIPRFCYHERLSIAGNCRMCLVEVSPGPPKPQASCALPAADNQVIRTDTAMVKKAREGVMEFLLINHPLDCPICDQGGECDLQDQAMSYGRSSSRFDENKRSVDDKYMGPVIKTAMTRCIQCTRCVRFAEEVAGTPEIGMLYRGEDAQITAYLERALTSELSGNLADLCPVGALLQAPQNFEYRPWELRKIPSIDVMDAVGSNIRLDVRGPQVMRILPRINEDVNEEWISDKSRHHADALVRNRLDRPWVREGGKLRAATWAEALELFAAKLKGAGSKVAAVAGDLLDAETMFAAKKLLEGQGSTLLEGRQTGLDYDVTSLSAVAFNSTLAGIENADAILLIGTNPRWEAPLVNTRLRKAVRRMGAPVFSVGPAVDLTYPVTDIGDDLSLLGKLPKVVTEVFAKAERPAVIVGPGALGAGALGAALALVGQLGLVKDGWNGFNVIHTAASRMASLLLGYGSKGGIADLEAASPELVLLMGADEVAGERFAGAFKVYIGHHGDKGARHADLVLPGAAYSEKHGTFVNLEGRVQRAEKASFPPGEAREDWTILRAVSDLIGNPLPFDRFDQLRAAMIAEVPALGTEGLLDLPWSPPSLPAEASGPVGLPVKDFYLTNAISRASPTMQRCSAELIHGQTFAEAAE comes from the coding sequence ATGCCTAAGGTAACCGTCGACGGCGAAGAGATTGAGGTCCCCGCAGGGGCGACCGTGCTGCAGGCGTGCGAGCTTGCCGGCAAGGAGATCCCGCGCTTCTGCTATCACGAGCGGCTGAGCATCGCCGGCAACTGCCGTATGTGCCTGGTCGAGGTCTCTCCCGGACCGCCCAAGCCGCAGGCGAGCTGCGCGCTCCCGGCGGCGGACAATCAGGTGATCCGCACCGATACCGCGATGGTCAAGAAGGCGCGCGAAGGGGTGATGGAGTTCCTCCTCATCAACCACCCGCTCGACTGCCCGATCTGCGACCAGGGCGGCGAATGCGACCTGCAGGACCAGGCGATGTCCTATGGCCGCTCGTCGAGCCGGTTCGACGAGAACAAGCGCTCGGTCGACGACAAGTATATGGGCCCGGTCATCAAGACCGCGATGACCCGCTGCATTCAGTGCACCCGCTGCGTGCGCTTCGCCGAGGAAGTAGCGGGCACGCCCGAAATCGGGATGCTCTATCGCGGCGAGGATGCGCAGATCACCGCCTATCTCGAGCGGGCGCTGACCAGCGAGCTGAGCGGCAACCTCGCCGACCTGTGCCCGGTGGGCGCGCTGCTGCAGGCGCCGCAGAATTTCGAATATCGTCCGTGGGAACTGCGCAAGATCCCCTCGATCGACGTGATGGACGCGGTCGGAAGCAACATCCGCCTTGACGTTCGCGGTCCGCAGGTGATGCGGATCCTTCCGCGCATCAACGAGGACGTCAACGAGGAGTGGATCAGCGACAAGAGCCGGCACCATGCCGACGCCCTGGTCCGCAACCGCCTCGACCGGCCGTGGGTGCGCGAGGGCGGCAAGCTGCGCGCGGCGACCTGGGCCGAGGCGCTCGAGCTGTTCGCGGCCAAGCTCAAGGGAGCGGGTTCGAAGGTCGCGGCGGTTGCCGGCGACCTGCTCGACGCCGAGACGATGTTCGCGGCGAAGAAGCTGCTCGAAGGGCAGGGGAGCACCCTGCTTGAGGGACGCCAGACCGGCCTCGACTATGACGTGACCAGCCTGTCGGCGGTGGCATTCAACTCGACCCTCGCTGGCATCGAGAATGCCGATGCGATCCTCCTGATTGGGACCAATCCCCGCTGGGAGGCGCCGCTGGTCAACACGCGGCTGCGCAAGGCCGTTCGGCGCATGGGCGCGCCGGTGTTCAGCGTCGGCCCCGCGGTCGACCTCACCTACCCGGTTACCGACATCGGTGACGACCTGTCGCTGCTCGGCAAGCTGCCCAAGGTCGTGACCGAGGTCTTCGCCAAGGCGGAGCGCCCGGCGGTCATCGTCGGTCCCGGCGCGCTCGGAGCAGGGGCGCTTGGCGCCGCGCTCGCGCTGGTCGGGCAGCTCGGCCTCGTTAAGGACGGATGGAACGGCTTCAACGTCATCCACACTGCGGCGAGCCGGATGGCTTCGCTTCTCCTAGGCTATGGCAGCAAGGGCGGGATTGCCGATCTCGAGGCCGCGAGCCCCGAGCTGGTGCTTCTGATGGGTGCGGACGAAGTCGCCGGCGAGCGCTTCGCCGGGGCCTTCAAGGTCTACATCGGCCATCATGGCGACAAGGGCGCACGCCATGCCGACCTGGTGCTTCCGGGCGCCGCCTACAGCGAGAAGCATGGCACCTTCGTCAACCTCGAAGGACGGGTGCAGCGCGCCGAAAAGGCGAGCTTCCCTCCGGGCGAGGCACGCGAGGACTGGACCATCCTGCGGGCGGTCAGTGATCTCATTGGCAATCCGCTGCCCTTCGACCGCTTCGACCAGCTGCGCGCGGCGATGATCGCCGAAGTGCCCGCGCTCGGGACCGAGGGGCTGCTCGACCTGCCGTGGTCGCCGCCGTCGTTGCCTGCCGAGGCAAGCGGTCCGGTCGGACTGCCGGTCAAGGACTTCTATCTCACCAACGCAATCAGCCGGGCGAGCCCGACGATGCAGCGCTGCTCGGCCGAACTCATCCACGGCCAGACCTTCGCGGAGGCGGCGGAGTGA
- the efp gene encoding elongation factor P gives MKISGVDIRPGNIIEYEGGIWRAVKIQHTQPGKGGAYMQVEMKNLIDGRKNNVRFRSAETVERIRLDTKDFSYLYAEGDDLVFMDKESYEQITLPRDTLGDAAAFLQDGMDVVMELHEERPLSVQLPDTVEATIVEADAVVKGQTASSSYKPAILDNGVRVMVPPHISSGTKIVVDVYEQTYVRRAD, from the coding sequence ATGAAGATCAGCGGCGTGGACATTCGTCCCGGCAACATCATCGAATATGAAGGCGGCATCTGGCGTGCGGTGAAGATCCAGCACACCCAGCCCGGCAAGGGCGGTGCCTACATGCAGGTCGAGATGAAGAACCTCATCGACGGCCGCAAGAACAACGTCCGCTTCCGCTCGGCCGAGACGGTGGAGCGGATCCGCCTCGACACCAAGGACTTCTCCTACCTCTATGCCGAGGGCGACGACCTCGTGTTCATGGACAAGGAAAGCTACGAGCAGATCACCCTGCCGCGCGACACGCTGGGCGACGCCGCGGCGTTCCTTCAGGACGGCATGGACGTGGTGATGGAACTCCACGAGGAGCGGCCGCTTTCGGTCCAGCTTCCCGACACGGTCGAGGCGACGATCGTCGAGGCCGATGCCGTGGTGAAGGGGCAGACCGCCTCGTCCAGCTACAAGCCGGCGATCCTCGACAATGGCGTCCGGGTCATGGTTCCCCCGCACATCTCGAGCGGGACCAAGATCGTGGTCGACGTCTACGAGCAGACCTACGTCCGCCGCGCGGACTGA
- a CDS encoding NADH-quinone oxidoreductase subunit C codes for MTHSAPRMASDEGVIAAAEAALGALVIETKHEAHEVTLTVERDGVAEACRLLRDTPGLEYQQLMEIAGVDYPDHPERFEVNYHLLSLTRNRRIRVKVRTDEATPVPTVTTLWPVAGWLEREVFDLYGVTFSGNSDLRRILTDYGFEGHPLRKDFPMTGYTEMRYSEAEKRVVYEPVSLAQDFRSFDFLTPWNGPEYRLPGDEKAEPQAPGAPSPAPATTDAPKVQAGAGAGERKGEKPYNTDNEDRATAGKAEASAEARKSNEDKSAQVGGKATDVDEPVPNSPNVTRDSGEAQ; via the coding sequence GTGACCCATTCGGCTCCCAGGATGGCCAGCGACGAGGGCGTGATCGCCGCCGCCGAGGCTGCGCTCGGTGCGCTCGTCATCGAGACCAAGCATGAGGCCCACGAGGTCACGCTGACGGTCGAGCGCGACGGCGTCGCCGAGGCGTGCCGGCTCCTGCGCGATACGCCGGGCCTCGAGTATCAGCAGCTGATGGAGATCGCCGGGGTCGACTATCCCGACCATCCCGAGCGCTTCGAGGTCAACTACCACCTGCTCTCGCTGACCCGGAACCGGCGCATCCGGGTCAAGGTCCGGACCGACGAGGCGACCCCGGTGCCGACCGTGACCACGCTGTGGCCGGTAGCGGGCTGGCTCGAGCGCGAGGTGTTCGACCTCTATGGCGTGACCTTCAGCGGCAACAGCGACCTGCGCCGGATCCTGACCGACTACGGGTTCGAGGGGCATCCGCTGCGCAAGGACTTTCCGATGACCGGCTACACCGAGATGCGCTACTCGGAAGCCGAGAAGCGTGTCGTCTACGAGCCGGTGAGCCTCGCCCAGGATTTCCGCTCGTTCGACTTCCTGACGCCGTGGAACGGGCCGGAGTACCGCCTGCCCGGCGACGAGAAGGCCGAGCCGCAGGCGCCGGGTGCTCCGTCGCCCGCACCGGCGACGACCGACGCGCCCAAGGTCCAGGCGGGCGCCGGCGCCGGAGAGCGCAAGGGCGAGAAGCCCTACAACACCGACAATGAGGACCGCGCGACCGCCGGCAAGGCCGAAGCCTCGGCCGAGGCGCGCAAGTCCAACGAGGACAAGTCGGCGCAGGTCGGCGGCAAGGCCACCGATGTGGACGAGCCGGTCCCCAACAGCCCCAACGTGACCCGCGATAGCGGGGAGGCGCAGTAG
- the nuoF gene encoding NADH-quinone oxidoreductase subunit NuoF, whose product MGYTGPLSDKDRIFTNVYGFQSPDLKAAQARGDWDNTKALMSVGADAIIDAVKASGLRGRGGAGFPTGMKWSFMPKEPKPGKPNFLVINADESEPGSCKDREIIRHDPHKLIEGALIASFAMRARACYIYIRGEYIREAQALEKAIAEAYAAGLVGKNAAGSGYDFDIFCHRGAGAYICGEETAMLESLEGKQGRPRLKPPFPAGAGLYGCPTTVNNVESIAVVPTILRRGASWFAGFGREKNEGTKLFQISGHVNKPAVVEESMGISFRELIDRHCGGIRGGWDNLLAVIPGGSSVPLVPAAEIMDAPMDFDGLKAVGSGLGTAAIIVMDKSTDIVRAIARISYFYKHESCGQCTPCREGTGWMWRIMERLREGEGTPDLIDKLHDVTKQVEGHTICALGDAAAWPIQGLIKHFRPELERRMAERNGGTMLEAAE is encoded by the coding sequence ATGGGCTACACCGGGCCGCTGTCCGACAAGGACCGCATCTTCACCAACGTCTACGGTTTCCAGTCGCCCGATCTAAAGGCGGCGCAGGCGCGGGGCGACTGGGACAATACCAAGGCGCTGATGAGCGTCGGCGCGGACGCGATCATCGACGCGGTCAAGGCCTCGGGTTTGCGCGGACGCGGCGGCGCGGGCTTCCCGACCGGCATGAAGTGGAGCTTCATGCCCAAGGAGCCCAAGCCCGGTAAGCCGAACTTCCTCGTCATCAACGCCGACGAGAGCGAGCCCGGATCCTGCAAGGATCGTGAGATCATCCGCCACGATCCGCACAAGCTGATCGAGGGGGCGCTGATCGCCAGCTTCGCGATGCGCGCGCGGGCCTGCTACATCTACATTCGCGGCGAATATATCCGCGAGGCGCAGGCGCTCGAGAAGGCGATCGCGGAGGCTTATGCCGCGGGCCTGGTCGGCAAGAATGCCGCCGGAAGTGGCTACGACTTCGACATCTTCTGCCATCGCGGCGCGGGCGCCTACATCTGCGGCGAAGAGACCGCGATGCTCGAGAGCCTCGAGGGCAAGCAGGGCCGGCCTCGGCTCAAGCCGCCATTCCCGGCGGGCGCGGGCCTGTACGGCTGCCCGACCACGGTCAACAACGTCGAGTCCATCGCCGTCGTCCCGACTATCCTCCGCCGCGGCGCGAGCTGGTTCGCGGGCTTCGGCCGCGAGAAGAATGAGGGCACCAAGCTCTTCCAGATCAGCGGCCATGTGAACAAGCCGGCGGTGGTCGAGGAGAGCATGGGCATATCCTTCCGCGAACTCATCGACCGCCACTGCGGCGGCATTCGCGGCGGGTGGGACAATCTGCTCGCCGTGATCCCGGGCGGAAGCTCGGTCCCGCTCGTCCCCGCGGCCGAGATCATGGACGCGCCGATGGACTTCGACGGCCTCAAGGCGGTCGGCTCGGGTCTCGGCACTGCGGCGATCATCGTCATGGACAAGTCGACCGACATCGTCCGCGCGATCGCCCGCATCAGCTACTTCTACAAGCATGAGAGCTGCGGGCAGTGCACCCCGTGCCGTGAAGGCACCGGCTGGATGTGGCGGATCATGGAGCGGCTGCGCGAGGGCGAGGGCACGCCCGACCTCATCGACAAGCTACACGACGTCACCAAGCAGGTCGAAGGCCACACGATCTGCGCGCTCGGCGATGCCGCGGCGTGGCCGATCCAGGGCCTCATCAAGCACTTCCGCCCCGAGCTCGAGCGACGCATGGCCGAGCGCAATGGCGGCACGATGCTGGAGGCGGCGGAGTGA
- the nuoH gene encoding NADH-quinone oxidoreductase subunit NuoH, giving the protein MTDFFQNSWHMTYEWSWFLATIAGILLIALPLMLAVAMIIYAERKIWAAIALRRGPNVVGPFGLLQSFADGLKVFLKETIVPTSANKGLFLLAPIISFTTALIVWAVVPFDFGVVLADINVGLLYILAASSLGVYGVIIAGWASNSKYPFFSALRAAAQMVSYEVSIGFVLICVVLYAGTFNMTGIVMAQQGNVLGFFNGFGFNPLLFPMAVVFLISSMAETFRTPFDLTEAESELVAGFQTEYSSMSFALFWLGEYGNVILMCALNAILFWGGFLPFLNIDLIPWFDIPGILWLLLKMSMFFFIFGWVRATVPRYRYDQLMRLGWKIFLPLSLFFVFAISLWLMLTRYGA; this is encoded by the coding sequence GTGACCGACTTCTTCCAGAACAGCTGGCACATGACCTACGAATGGTCGTGGTTCCTCGCGACCATCGCCGGCATCCTGCTGATCGCGCTTCCGCTGATGCTGGCGGTGGCGATGATCATCTATGCCGAGCGAAAGATCTGGGCCGCGATCGCGCTCCGCCGGGGCCCCAACGTCGTCGGTCCATTCGGCCTGCTGCAGAGCTTCGCCGACGGCCTCAAGGTCTTCCTCAAGGAGACCATCGTCCCGACCAGCGCCAACAAGGGCCTGTTCCTGCTCGCGCCGATCATCAGCTTCACGACCGCGCTGATCGTGTGGGCGGTGGTCCCGTTCGACTTCGGCGTTGTCCTTGCCGACATCAACGTCGGGCTGCTCTACATCCTCGCCGCCTCGAGCCTCGGGGTCTACGGCGTGATCATCGCGGGCTGGGCGTCCAACTCGAAATATCCATTCTTCTCGGCACTTCGCGCGGCCGCGCAGATGGTCAGCTACGAGGTGTCGATCGGCTTCGTCCTGATCTGCGTCGTGCTCTATGCCGGCACCTTCAACATGACCGGCATCGTCATGGCCCAGCAGGGCAATGTGCTCGGCTTCTTCAACGGCTTCGGGTTCAATCCGCTGCTCTTCCCGATGGCGGTGGTGTTCCTGATCAGCTCCATGGCCGAGACCTTCCGCACGCCGTTCGACCTGACCGAAGCGGAGAGCGAACTCGTCGCCGGCTTCCAGACCGAATACAGCTCGATGAGCTTCGCGCTCTTCTGGCTCGGCGAATATGGCAACGTCATCCTGATGTGCGCGCTGAACGCCATCCTCTTCTGGGGCGGGTTCCTGCCGTTCCTGAACATCGACCTCATTCCCTGGTTCGACATTCCGGGCATTCTCTGGCTGCTGCTGAAGATGTCGATGTTCTTCTTCATCTTCGGCTGGGTCCGCGCGACCGTGCCGAGGTACCGCTACGACCAGCTGATGCGGCTGGGATGGAAGATCTTCCTGCCGCTCAGCCTGTTCTTCGTCTTCGCCATCAGCCTGTGGCTGATGCTGACCCGATATGGAGCCTGA
- a CDS encoding NADH-quinone oxidoreductase subunit D has protein sequence MAQEQDLVPATGGTLGERAAATPDSSAFTGASEGRRKVEVGVIPERGDQNAGDDVIENYTINFGPQHPAAHGVLRLIMELDGEIVERCDPHVGLLHRGTEKLIEYKTYAQAIPYFDRLDYCSPMCMEHSFVLAAEKLMGLEIPLRAQYIRVMMAELTRIKNHMLNLGSHVMDVGAMTPNLWLFELREDLMQIYESVSGARMHANYFRVGGVHQDIPPKVLSEIGDFLDNRLGLFEDAISLVADNRIFKQRNVDIGIVTKEDAIAWGFSGPMIRGSGIPWDIRRSQPYEVYDRMEFDVPVGTSGDCYDRFMVRVEEVRQSWRIVRQCLKEMPEGPIGSEDRKVFPPKRAEMKTSMEALIHHFKLYTEGYHVPAGEVYVATESPKGEFGVYLVADGTNKPYRCKIRPTAFSHLQAMDFMMKGHMLADTTAVLGAMDIVFGECDR, from the coding sequence ATGGCACAGGAACAGGACCTCGTTCCCGCGACTGGCGGGACGCTCGGCGAGCGGGCAGCCGCAACGCCCGACTCGTCCGCCTTCACCGGCGCGAGCGAGGGACGGCGCAAGGTCGAGGTCGGGGTGATCCCCGAGCGCGGCGACCAGAACGCCGGCGACGACGTCATCGAGAATTACACGATCAACTTCGGCCCGCAGCATCCGGCGGCGCATGGCGTGCTCCGCCTGATCATGGAACTGGACGGCGAGATCGTCGAGCGCTGCGATCCGCATGTCGGGCTGCTTCACCGCGGCACAGAGAAGCTGATCGAGTACAAGACCTACGCGCAGGCGATCCCCTATTTCGATCGCCTCGATTACTGCTCGCCGATGTGCATGGAGCACAGCTTCGTGCTCGCCGCCGAGAAATTGATGGGCCTCGAGATCCCGCTTCGCGCCCAGTACATCCGGGTGATGATGGCGGAGCTGACCCGCATCAAGAACCACATGCTCAACCTGGGCAGCCACGTGATGGACGTGGGCGCGATGACGCCCAACCTGTGGCTGTTCGAGCTGCGCGAAGATCTGATGCAGATCTACGAGAGCGTGTCGGGTGCCCGGATGCACGCCAACTATTTCCGCGTCGGCGGCGTCCACCAGGACATCCCGCCCAAGGTGCTGAGCGAGATCGGCGACTTCCTCGACAACCGCCTCGGCCTGTTCGAGGACGCGATCAGCCTCGTCGCCGACAACCGCATCTTCAAGCAGCGCAACGTCGACATCGGCATCGTCACCAAGGAAGACGCAATCGCCTGGGGCTTCTCGGGTCCGATGATCCGCGGCTCGGGCATTCCGTGGGACATCCGCCGCTCGCAGCCCTACGAGGTCTATGACCGGATGGAGTTCGACGTCCCGGTCGGCACCAGCGGCGACTGCTACGATCGCTTCATGGTCCGCGTCGAGGAAGTCCGGCAGAGCTGGCGGATCGTCCGCCAGTGCCTGAAGGAGATGCCCGAGGGTCCGATCGGCAGCGAGGATCGCAAGGTATTTCCGCCCAAGCGCGCCGAGATGAAGACTTCGATGGAAGCGCTCATCCATCACTTCAAGCTCTATACCGAGGGCTACCATGTCCCGGCGGGTGAAGTGTATGTCGCGACCGAAAGCCCCAAGGGCGAGTTCGGCGTCTATCTGGTCGCCGACGGCACCAACAAGCCCTACCGCTGCAAGATCCGCCCGACCGCGTTCAGCCACCTGCAGGCGATGGACTTCATGATGAAGGGTCACATGCTGGCCGATACGACTGCCGTTCTCGGCGCGATGGACATCGTGTTCGGGGAGTGTGACCGCTAA
- a CDS encoding NuoB/complex I 20 kDa subunit family protein encodes MGKDLDEKGFLVTSAEDLFTWARTGSLWWMTFGLACCAVEMIHVNMPRYDLERFGVAPRASPRQSDVMIVAGTLCNKMAPALRKVYDQMAEPRYVISMGSCANGGGYYHYSYSVVRGCDRIVPVDIYVPGCPPTAEALLYGIMQLQRKIRREGTIAR; translated from the coding sequence ATGGGCAAGGACCTGGACGAGAAGGGCTTTCTCGTGACCAGCGCCGAGGACCTGTTCACCTGGGCACGGACCGGCTCGCTGTGGTGGATGACCTTCGGCCTCGCCTGCTGCGCGGTCGAGATGATCCACGTCAACATGCCGCGCTACGATCTCGAGCGGTTCGGAGTCGCCCCGCGCGCGAGCCCGCGCCAGTCGGACGTGATGATCGTCGCCGGCACCCTGTGCAACAAGATGGCCCCCGCGCTGCGCAAGGTCTACGACCAGATGGCCGAGCCGCGCTACGTCATCTCGATGGGCAGCTGCGCCAATGGCGGCGGCTACTACCATTACAGCTACAGCGTCGTTCGCGGCTGCGACCGGATCGTGCCGGTGGACATCTATGTCCCGGGCTGCCCGCCCACCGCCGAGGCGCTGCTCTACGGGATCATGCAGTTGCAGCGGAAGATCCGCCGCGAGGGGACGATCGCACGGTGA
- a CDS encoding NAD(P)H-dependent oxidoreductase subunit E: protein MAERHFAPDVPELRSRWGGFTWDKAHAPEAARALAKYPEGRKASAVIPLLDLAQRQVGAETGTQGWLPIPVIEFVAAECGLPPVRAMEVASFYTMFNLVPVGKYHVQLCGTTPCMLRGSDDVLAACEKRGIKKGYTTSDGLFTLTEVECLGACANAPMVQINDDNFEDLTEESMGAVLDALASGKPVKPGSQIGRQTSCAEGGPTNLKKMTERNYDYRPMWAEAGEGA from the coding sequence ATGGCCGAGCGTCACTTCGCGCCCGACGTCCCCGAGCTTCGTTCGCGCTGGGGTGGGTTCACCTGGGACAAGGCACATGCGCCCGAGGCCGCGCGCGCGCTCGCTAAATATCCCGAAGGCCGCAAGGCTTCGGCGGTGATCCCGTTGCTCGACCTCGCCCAGCGGCAGGTCGGGGCCGAGACGGGCACGCAGGGCTGGCTGCCGATCCCCGTGATCGAATTCGTCGCCGCCGAATGCGGGCTTCCGCCGGTGCGCGCGATGGAGGTCGCCAGCTTCTACACGATGTTCAATCTGGTTCCCGTCGGCAAGTATCACGTGCAGCTGTGCGGGACGACGCCGTGCATGCTGCGCGGGTCTGACGACGTGCTCGCCGCCTGCGAGAAGCGCGGGATCAAGAAGGGCTATACGACGTCCGACGGGCTGTTCACGCTGACCGAGGTGGAGTGCCTCGGCGCCTGCGCAAACGCGCCGATGGTCCAGATCAACGACGACAATTTCGAGGATCTGACCGAGGAGAGCATGGGTGCCGTGCTCGACGCGCTGGCCTCGGGCAAGCCGGTCAAGCCGGGCTCGCAGATCGGTCGGCAGACCAGTTGCGCAGAGGGCGGCCCCACCAACCTCAAGAAGATGACCGAGCGCAATTACGACTATCGGCCGATGTGGGCCGAAGCGGGCGAGGGCGCCTAG
- a CDS encoding inositol monophosphatase family protein — MVSHSGLIAVMQKAARKAAPRLRRDFGEVEQLQVSKKGPGDFVSMADRQAEQTIVEELRAARPDWNLLLEESGEIAGNPAKPRFIVDPLDGTTNFLHGIPHFAISIAVEEKKPNGQPDITHALVYQPLTDETFWAEKGRGSWLHDRRLRVSARRYLDEAVIGTGIPHVGRSDAPKWSKIYNAIAPEVAGIRRFGAASLDFAWVAAGRMDGFWEDDLDLWDSAAGLLLVKEAGGFVSDFRGQDRMMDRREYLAANGDLHSRLHKLVGNALRA, encoded by the coding sequence ATGGTTTCCCACTCCGGCCTCATTGCCGTCATGCAGAAAGCGGCCCGCAAGGCCGCCCCGCGCCTGCGCCGCGACTTCGGCGAGGTCGAGCAGCTGCAGGTCTCGAAGAAGGGGCCGGGCGACTTCGTCAGCATGGCCGACCGGCAGGCCGAGCAGACCATCGTCGAGGAATTGCGCGCAGCTCGCCCGGACTGGAATTTGCTGCTCGAGGAAAGCGGCGAGATCGCCGGCAATCCGGCAAAGCCGCGCTTCATCGTCGATCCGCTCGACGGCACCACCAACTTTCTCCACGGCATCCCCCACTTCGCCATCTCGATCGCGGTCGAGGAGAAGAAGCCCAACGGGCAGCCGGACATCACCCATGCGCTGGTCTACCAGCCGCTGACCGACGAGACCTTCTGGGCCGAGAAGGGGCGGGGCAGCTGGCTTCACGACCGGCGCCTCCGGGTCTCGGCGCGGCGTTACCTCGACGAGGCGGTGATCGGTACCGGGATTCCGCACGTCGGCCGTTCCGACGCGCCGAAGTGGAGCAAGATCTACAACGCGATCGCTCCTGAAGTTGCCGGGATCCGCCGTTTCGGCGCGGCCAGCCTCGACTTCGCCTGGGTCGCGGCGGGGCGGATGGACGGCTTCTGGGAAGACGACCTCGACCTGTGGGACAGCGCGGCGGGGCTCCTGCTGGTCAAGGAAGCGGGCGGCTTCGTGTCCGATTTCCGCGGCCAGGACCGGATGATGGACCGGCGCGAATATCTGGCGGCCAATGGCGACCTTCACAGCCGCCTGCACAAGCTGGTCGGCAACGCGCTGCGGGCCTGA
- the ndhC gene encoding NADH-quinone oxidoreductase subunit A, whose protein sequence is MASVAASYLPILLFLAVALGLSVAFVVLPIIASKFTGADNPYAEKLSEYECGFPAFEDSRSQFDVRFYLVAILFIVFDLEAAFLFPWAVTLDETGWLGWGAMMVFLAELGLGLAYAWKKGALEWE, encoded by the coding sequence GTGGCCTCAGTCGCCGCCTCCTATCTGCCGATCCTGCTGTTCCTGGCCGTCGCGCTCGGACTGAGCGTGGCGTTCGTCGTGCTTCCGATCATCGCGTCCAAGTTCACCGGCGCGGACAATCCCTATGCCGAGAAGCTGAGCGAATATGAGTGCGGCTTCCCGGCCTTCGAGGACAGCCGCAGCCAGTTTGACGTGCGCTTCTACCTCGTCGCCATCCTGTTCATCGTGTTCGACCTCGAGGCGGCGTTCCTCTTCCCCTGGGCGGTCACCCTCGACGAGACCGGCTGGCTGGGTTGGGGGGCGATGATGGTGTTCCTGGCGGAGCTCGGCCTCGGCCTTGCCTATGCCTGGAAGAAGGGAGCGCTCGAATGGGAGTGA